Proteins encoded in a region of the Acidiferrobacterales bacterium genome:
- the hrcA gene encoding heat-inducible transcriptional repressor HrcA — translation MGNADFSLDERSENLLRMLIARFIADGQPVGSRTLSHESGMQLSAATIRNVMADLEDMGLIQAPHTSAGRVPTALGYRLFIDTLLTVRPLRSAKEQEIKFRLNEETDAKVLMSTASNLLSDVTQFAGIVFLPKSSTAKFRQIEFVSLPGERVLVILVTEDGQVQNRVISNDRKYSASELTEAANYFNSSYRGKSLSDVKEHLLREMNSDRDQINQLMQTAITIARSMFSQTMNDDEDVVLSGEENLLHVPDLAAVEKIRRIFETFKTRHSLLSLLDQSIRARGVSIFIGSESGYEGLDECSVITAPYEVEGQSLGAIGVIGPTRMPYDRVIPVVDVTAKMLGNALTQLTHD, via the coding sequence ATGGGAAACGCTGACTTCAGCCTCGACGAGAGATCGGAAAACTTGTTGCGCATGTTGATTGCCCGCTTCATTGCGGATGGGCAACCGGTCGGTTCGCGCACGCTATCCCACGAATCTGGCATGCAGTTGAGTGCGGCAACGATTCGAAATGTCATGGCAGATCTGGAAGATATGGGATTGATTCAGGCTCCCCATACTTCGGCCGGACGGGTGCCAACCGCATTGGGATACCGATTGTTCATTGATACACTTTTGACCGTTCGACCGTTGCGGTCCGCAAAAGAACAGGAGATCAAGTTTCGGCTGAACGAGGAGACTGATGCGAAAGTGCTGATGTCGACCGCGTCCAATCTCCTGTCTGATGTAACCCAGTTCGCGGGCATCGTGTTCCTGCCTAAGTCTTCGACCGCAAAGTTTCGGCAGATCGAATTTGTCAGTCTGCCCGGGGAGCGGGTGCTGGTCATACTGGTCACTGAAGATGGCCAGGTACAGAATCGAGTGATCAGTAATGACCGGAAGTATTCCGCATCAGAATTGACTGAAGCCGCCAACTACTTCAATTCTTCTTATCGAGGCAAGTCACTGTCCGATGTCAAGGAACATCTGCTCAGGGAAATGAACTCTGACCGCGATCAGATCAATCAGCTGATGCAGACCGCGATCACGATTGCAAGGAGTATGTTCAGTCAGACAATGAACGATGATGAGGACGTTGTTCTCAGCGGTGAGGAGAATTTGCTGCATGTACCCGATTTGGCCGCAGTCGAAAAGATCCGCAGAATTTTTGAGACTTTCAAGACGCGGCACTCGTTGTTGAGCCTGCTTGACCAGAGCATCCGGGCACGCGGTGTGTCCATTTTTATCGGCAGCGAATCCGGATACGAAGGACTGGATGAGTGCAGTGTGATCACCGCTCCTTATGAGGTCGAGGGACAGAGTCTGGGCGCAATCGGCGTGATCGGTCCCACACGCATGCCGTATGACCGGGTAATTCCTGTCGTTGACGTAACGGCGAAAATGCTTGGCAATGCGTTGACACAATTGACTCACGATTGA
- a CDS encoding histidine triad nucleotide-binding protein encodes MAEETIFSKIIRKEIPADIVYEDDLVLAFRDIAPQAPVHFLIIPKKVIPTVNDIAEDDEPMLGRLFSVAARLANEHDVDESGYRLTVNCNSDGRQEVFHLHMHLMGGRQMQRMG; translated from the coding sequence GTGGCAGAGGAAACAATTTTCAGTAAGATTATCAGAAAGGAGATTCCGGCAGATATCGTCTATGAGGATGATCTGGTGCTGGCTTTTCGTGATATTGCACCGCAAGCGCCTGTACACTTTCTGATCATTCCCAAAAAAGTGATTCCAACCGTGAACGATATAGCCGAAGACGATGAGCCGATGCTCGGCAGGCTGTTTTCGGTTGCTGCAAGACTTGCAAACGAACACGATGTCGACGAAAGTGGCTATCGCCTTACCGTCAACTGTAACTCTGATGGACGCCAGGAAGTATTTCATCTGCACATGCACCTGATGGGTGGACGCCAGATGCAACGCATGGGGTAG
- the grpE gene encoding nucleotide exchange factor GrpE yields the protein MGDQTKLDEHGDGTRQVAEDANEASPEADVCIDNEGDIDPQAQTGETADSEKSDRELSSEETISLLTDEISHLKKQSDENFDRVQRVSAEFANYQKRKEQEIDRARKYSIDQFARSMLDVMESLDQACDIELAKKPSPSVTAMREGVELTRKQLLSAFESFGIEEVNPELGAAFDANFHQAMTMLPSSEVPANHICEVFRKGYRIHDRLLRPAMVIVASQPVEDAE from the coding sequence ATGGGAGATCAGACCAAGCTGGATGAGCACGGTGACGGCACCCGTCAAGTCGCAGAAGATGCGAATGAGGCAAGCCCGGAGGCGGACGTTTGCATCGATAACGAGGGCGACATCGACCCGCAGGCGCAGACCGGGGAGACTGCAGATTCTGAAAAGTCGGACAGAGAGTTGTCCAGTGAGGAAACGATTTCCCTGCTGACGGACGAGATCAGTCATCTCAAAAAGCAGAGCGACGAGAATTTCGATCGCGTTCAGCGCGTTTCGGCGGAATTCGCGAACTATCAGAAACGCAAGGAGCAGGAGATCGACCGAGCCCGGAAATACTCGATTGATCAGTTTGCCCGCTCAATGCTAGACGTTATGGAAAGCCTGGATCAGGCCTGTGACATCGAACTGGCCAAAAAGCCAAGTCCGTCGGTGACAGCCATGCGGGAGGGTGTGGAACTGACACGCAAGCAACTGCTGAGTGCGTTTGAGAGTTTCGGCATCGAGGAAGTCAATCCGGAACTTGGAGCGGCATTTGACGCCAATTTTCATCAGGCCATGACGATGCTGCCCAGCTCGGAAGTTCCTGCGAATCATATCTGCGAGGTCTTTCGCAAAGGTTATCGAATTCATGACAGGCTTTTGCGGCCGGCGATGGTCATCGTGGCATCCCAACCCGTTGAGGATGCCGAATAA
- a CDS encoding ATP-dependent DNA helicase, which yields MRDSTEILGPDGPFSQQYKWFKVRSCQQEMAAEIDAAIDGKSNLIAESGTGTGKTFSYLVPPLAAGKTVVVSTRTKNLQEQLFNKDLPWVCNALRVNPQIRMLKGRSNYFCLYRHDRASRQTDAFEPVKKIDRVYDWVRTERTDGDISEYPGLSTEQRSAITSTAENCIGNQCEYAKECYVNRARNDARNADVLIVNHNLLCLNVFPRNESDFGLLSSKDVVIVDEAHRFPEIAAQALGLTVSTERLQELCRNLEELGKDSTVSWTWIENSVRKILELAEAANEALNGSAGKYSLTEVEGNKKFMACYRKIFEEISYVADNLDPFESPPMAGNTKSQAEVLVEDAIDLFARQSEDNASWCEKTQKGFKLTRIPLEPGSQFGKRLDEFECSWIFTSATLAVGSDFSHFVGRLGLTESESAQWESPFDFGRQALAYFPTNMPLPRNDNFDKTVAALVGELMPITRGRTFVLFTSYQSMRTVRELLEGELDYTLLCQGDDSSANLLERFREDGNAVLLGTSSFWEGVDVKGEALSCVVIVKLPFSPPDAVMEARERHMLSQGRNIFNDWQIPTAVLTMKQGVGRLIRDVQDKGMLVLCDPRITTSSYGSKFLESLPPMQRTDRIAEVRKFFQNEGTGDQLRG from the coding sequence ATGCGTGACAGCACTGAGATTCTCGGCCCCGACGGCCCCTTCAGCCAGCAATACAAATGGTTCAAGGTGCGCTCGTGCCAGCAAGAAATGGCTGCTGAGATCGATGCAGCGATTGACGGCAAGTCCAATCTGATCGCTGAATCAGGTACCGGGACTGGAAAGACGTTCAGTTACCTTGTGCCGCCTCTCGCCGCCGGGAAGACAGTCGTCGTCTCCACTCGAACGAAAAACCTCCAGGAGCAATTGTTCAACAAGGATCTGCCTTGGGTCTGCAACGCACTCAGGGTCAATCCGCAGATCAGGATGTTGAAAGGCAGGAGCAACTACTTTTGCCTGTATCGTCATGACAGGGCCAGTCGGCAGACAGATGCCTTCGAGCCAGTCAAGAAAATCGACCGGGTCTATGATTGGGTGCGGACGGAACGGACCGATGGTGATATTTCGGAATATCCCGGATTGTCCACTGAACAGCGATCCGCGATCACGTCCACCGCAGAGAACTGTATCGGCAACCAATGCGAATATGCAAAGGAGTGTTATGTCAATCGGGCAAGGAATGATGCAAGAAACGCCGATGTGCTGATTGTCAACCATAACTTGCTGTGCCTTAATGTATTTCCCCGCAACGAAAGCGACTTCGGGCTTTTGTCGTCCAAAGATGTGGTGATTGTCGATGAAGCGCATCGCTTTCCGGAAATTGCGGCTCAGGCTCTTGGTCTCACAGTTTCGACCGAACGCCTGCAAGAGCTGTGCAGGAATCTGGAAGAACTCGGTAAAGACTCGACGGTTAGTTGGACCTGGATTGAAAATTCTGTTCGGAAAATCCTTGAGCTTGCGGAAGCAGCGAACGAAGCGCTCAATGGAAGTGCCGGTAAATATTCTTTGACTGAGGTTGAAGGAAACAAGAAATTCATGGCATGCTATCGCAAGATTTTTGAGGAGATTTCCTACGTTGCCGATAACCTTGACCCGTTCGAATCGCCTCCCATGGCAGGAAACACCAAGTCTCAGGCGGAAGTGCTCGTCGAAGATGCGATAGACTTGTTCGCAAGACAGAGTGAGGACAATGCGAGCTGGTGCGAGAAAACCCAAAAGGGTTTCAAACTGACCAGAATTCCCTTGGAGCCCGGCAGTCAGTTCGGCAAACGACTGGATGAATTCGAATGCTCCTGGATTTTTACTTCCGCGACTTTGGCTGTGGGTTCGGATTTTTCGCATTTCGTCGGTCGACTGGGTCTGACGGAGTCCGAATCCGCTCAGTGGGAGAGCCCATTTGACTTCGGCAGGCAGGCGTTGGCCTATTTCCCAACGAACATGCCTTTGCCCAGAAACGATAACTTCGATAAGACTGTTGCTGCGCTGGTCGGGGAATTGATGCCGATCACCAGGGGACGGACATTCGTGCTGTTCACCAGTTACCAGTCAATGCGGACGGTTCGCGAATTGCTGGAGGGGGAACTTGATTATACGTTGCTGTGCCAGGGCGACGATTCAAGTGCAAATCTTCTTGAGCGATTTCGCGAGGACGGCAATGCCGTCTTGCTGGGTACGTCCAGTTTCTGGGAAGGTGTGGATGTGAAAGGCGAGGCATTGTCCTGTGTTGTCATTGTCAAGTTGCCGTTTTCGCCGCCGGATGCGGTCATGGAAGCTCGGGAAAGGCATATGCTTTCACAAGGCAGGAATATATTCAACGACTGGCAGATTCCAACCGCGGTACTGACCATGAAGCAGGGTGTCGGGCGTCTGATACGGGATGTTCAAGACAAAGGCATGCTGGTATTGTGTGACCCGAGAATCACAACCAGTTCGTACGGAAGCAAGTTCCTTGAGAGTCTGCCACCCATGCAGCGCACCGACAGGATTGCCGAAGTGAGGAAATTCTTTCAGAATGAAGGTACTGGCGATCAGCTGCGCGGATAG
- the recN gene encoding DNA repair protein RecN: MLRSLHIKNYLLIPEIEIEFDPGMTVITGETGAGKSLVVDSLKYAFGERTNSAIVRDGCDMAQITVMFETNNPRTVEFLQSYDLHAGSTCTIRREIYRQKPTRVYVNGTSASLQTLRELGTTLVDIHGQHEHHMLLKPITQRGIFDGFAGNSDDLNGLADHSRQVHKAESGKAEAKQLRSSYEQHLELLRDQYEVFDQLTPQKGEFSSLRERLLQLSHSEELSSTLGEVSLGLFYSDDSTVSGTLGEYARQLQRLSDFDSGIQSHTELLDEARFRVDDVARELRSLADRIEHNPGDIEEIEQRMGTLQRLARVHDVDADELPAAMDALQSKIESYEKRLDEIAQLDSNIEQYKLEYRTVAARVSDRRKSAKDQFEQLITSQMQNLGMEGGVFEIGFSPTDPERFESYGDESARFLVSTTPGQAVGALSDVASGGELSRLSLAIQVTNLDSTKVPTIVFDEVDVGIGGRVAERVGQLLQALGQSVQIICITHLPQVAAQGHQQINVSKTTQDTSTVEVHLLDREQRVNEIARMLGGAKITGRAIEHAKEMLEQGKIDVCR, encoded by the coding sequence ATGCTCAGATCGCTCCATATCAAGAACTATCTATTGATTCCGGAAATCGAGATCGAGTTCGACCCGGGTATGACGGTCATTACAGGTGAAACCGGTGCTGGCAAGTCCCTGGTTGTAGATTCCTTGAAATACGCCTTCGGCGAACGTACCAATTCCGCGATTGTGCGGGACGGGTGCGATATGGCGCAAATTACGGTAATGTTCGAAACGAACAATCCGCGCACTGTTGAATTTCTTCAATCCTACGACTTGCATGCCGGCTCAACCTGCACCATTCGCAGGGAAATCTACAGACAAAAGCCCACTCGAGTGTACGTCAACGGCACCTCCGCATCCTTGCAGACTTTGCGTGAGCTTGGAACCACCCTGGTTGATATTCATGGTCAGCATGAACATCACATGCTGCTGAAACCGATTACCCAACGAGGCATTTTCGACGGTTTTGCCGGCAACTCCGACGATCTGAACGGGCTCGCTGATCATTCCAGGCAGGTCCACAAGGCGGAGTCAGGTAAAGCGGAGGCGAAGCAACTCAGGTCGAGCTATGAGCAGCATCTCGAGCTTTTGCGCGATCAGTATGAGGTATTTGATCAACTGACACCGCAGAAAGGAGAATTTTCGTCGTTGCGGGAAAGACTGCTGCAACTTTCCCACTCAGAGGAGCTGTCGTCCACGCTGGGTGAGGTTTCGCTGGGTCTTTTCTATTCCGATGATTCCACTGTGAGCGGAACACTCGGCGAATACGCCAGACAGTTGCAACGGCTCAGTGATTTTGACTCCGGCATACAGTCCCACACCGAACTGTTGGATGAAGCGAGATTTCGTGTCGATGATGTCGCGCGGGAACTGCGGTCACTTGCCGATCGTATCGAACACAATCCCGGCGACATCGAGGAAATCGAACAGCGAATGGGCACTCTTCAGCGTCTGGCTCGAGTTCACGATGTCGATGCCGACGAACTGCCTGCTGCGATGGATGCGCTACAGTCCAAAATCGAGTCCTACGAGAAGCGACTTGATGAAATCGCGCAGCTCGATTCGAACATTGAGCAATATAAACTCGAATATCGTACTGTTGCAGCAAGAGTCAGTGACAGGCGAAAGTCGGCGAAAGACCAGTTTGAGCAGCTGATTACCAGTCAAATGCAGAATCTCGGCATGGAGGGAGGTGTTTTTGAAATCGGGTTTTCCCCGACCGATCCTGAGCGTTTTGAGAGTTACGGCGATGAGAGTGCAAGGTTTCTGGTTTCAACCACACCCGGGCAAGCAGTTGGGGCACTGTCGGATGTCGCCTCTGGCGGCGAGCTGTCCCGACTGAGTCTCGCGATTCAGGTGACCAATCTGGATTCGACAAAGGTGCCAACCATTGTTTTCGACGAGGTGGATGTCGGAATCGGTGGCAGAGTCGCCGAACGCGTAGGACAGTTGCTGCAGGCACTTGGACAGTCGGTACAAATTATCTGCATCACCCATCTGCCTCAGGTGGCAGCGCAGGGACATCAGCAGATCAATGTATCGAAAACAACTCAGGATACCTCTACGGTCGAAGTTCATCTGCTCGACCGGGAACAGCGTGTAAATGAAATAGCGCGTATGCTCGGTGGTGCTAAAATTACCGGTCGTGCGATCGAGCATGCCAAGGAAATGCTCGAACAGGGGAAAATTGATGTATGCCGCTGA
- the dnaK gene encoding molecular chaperone DnaK yields MSKIIGIDLGTTNSCVSVFESGETAKIIENQEGDRTTPSIVAYTEDNEVLVGQAAKRQAVTNPHNTLFAVKRLIGRKFAEDVVQQDLDLMPYKIVKASNGDAWVKVGGDELAPPEVAARILQKLKQAAEDYLGATVSGAVITVPAYFNDSQRQATKDAGKIAGLDVKRIINEPTAAALAYGLDKQEGDRKIAVYDLGGGTFDISIIEIADVDGEHQFEVLSTNGDTFLGGEDFDRRVIDYLADEFKKDQGMDLRGDPLAMQRLKEAAEKAKIELSSSSQTEVNLPYITADNTGPKHLNYKLSRAKVEALVDDLIARTVGPCKTALKDADVSANEVDHVILVGGQTRMPKVQETVAKIFGKEARRDVNPDEAVAAGAAIQGGVLGGDVKDVLLLDVTPLSLGIETLGGVMTKLIKKNTTIPTKETQTFSTADDNQMAVTVHILQGEREMAAANKSLGKFDLTEIPPAPRGVPQIEVTFDIDANGIMHVSAKDKATGKENKIEIKSSSGLDDEEIERMVREAEEHADEDRLMRESVDAKNHAESLIHSVQKTLSELADKVEESEKTSIESAISDLQSAISSDADTAEIKTKTEALATASHALAAKAYADANAEAQPESPQSDDSGDVVDADFEEVEDDKRD; encoded by the coding sequence ATGTCAAAAATTATTGGAATTGACTTGGGCACGACAAATTCCTGTGTATCGGTTTTCGAAAGCGGCGAAACTGCCAAGATCATTGAGAATCAGGAAGGCGATCGTACAACCCCTTCCATTGTCGCGTACACCGAGGATAATGAGGTCCTGGTGGGCCAGGCTGCCAAACGCCAGGCTGTCACCAACCCCCACAACACGCTGTTTGCAGTCAAGCGCCTGATCGGACGCAAATTCGCTGAAGATGTCGTTCAGCAAGATCTCGACCTCATGCCTTACAAGATTGTCAAGGCCAGCAATGGTGATGCCTGGGTCAAGGTCGGAGGCGACGAACTCGCACCGCCTGAGGTTGCTGCCAGAATCCTGCAGAAGCTCAAGCAGGCGGCTGAGGATTATCTGGGGGCAACCGTCTCCGGAGCGGTCATTACTGTACCCGCGTACTTCAACGACTCTCAGCGACAGGCAACAAAGGATGCCGGTAAAATCGCCGGGCTTGATGTGAAGCGTATCATCAATGAGCCGACTGCGGCAGCGCTCGCATACGGTCTCGACAAGCAGGAAGGCGACCGAAAGATCGCGGTTTACGATCTCGGTGGCGGAACCTTCGACATTTCCATCATCGAAATTGCCGATGTGGACGGTGAACATCAGTTTGAGGTGCTATCCACCAACGGTGATACCTTCCTGGGCGGTGAGGACTTCGACCGTCGGGTGATCGACTATCTGGCTGATGAGTTCAAGAAAGACCAGGGCATGGATCTGCGCGGTGACCCATTGGCCATGCAAAGACTGAAAGAGGCTGCGGAAAAAGCGAAAATCGAGCTGTCCTCAAGCAGTCAGACGGAAGTCAATCTGCCGTATATCACTGCAGACAATACCGGACCGAAACACTTGAACTACAAACTCTCGCGGGCAAAGGTCGAGGCATTGGTCGACGATCTGATTGCGAGAACCGTAGGCCCCTGCAAGACCGCTCTGAAAGATGCGGATGTTTCTGCAAATGAGGTTGATCACGTGATCCTGGTTGGTGGACAGACACGGATGCCGAAAGTTCAGGAAACCGTTGCCAAGATTTTTGGCAAGGAAGCCCGCAGGGATGTCAATCCGGACGAGGCAGTGGCCGCAGGTGCGGCGATCCAGGGTGGTGTTCTTGGTGGCGATGTCAAGGATGTTCTGCTGCTTGATGTCACGCCACTTTCGCTGGGCATCGAAACGCTGGGCGGCGTCATGACCAAGCTGATCAAGAAAAACACAACAATTCCAACCAAGGAGACGCAGACTTTCTCGACCGCCGACGACAACCAGATGGCGGTTACAGTTCATATCTTGCAAGGCGAGCGCGAGATGGCCGCCGCCAACAAGTCACTGGGGAAGTTTGATCTGACCGAAATCCCACCCGCGCCGAGAGGGGTTCCTCAGATTGAGGTGACTTTTGACATTGATGCCAACGGCATCATGCACGTTTCTGCCAAGGACAAGGCAACCGGCAAGGAAAACAAGATCGAGATCAAGTCCAGTTCAGGACTTGACGACGAAGAGATTGAACGCATGGTTCGCGAGGCTGAAGAGCACGCCGACGAAGACCGGTTGATGCGAGAGTCGGTTGATGCGAAAAATCATGCCGAGAGTCTGATTCATTCCGTTCAGAAGACTCTGTCCGAACTCGCGGACAAGGTTGAGGAATCGGAAAAGACGTCAATCGAATCCGCGATCAGCGATCTTCAGTCAGCAATCTCCTCGGATGCCGACACGGCCGAGATCAAGACAAAGACCGAAGCCTTGGCGACAGCGAGTCACGCGCTGGCTGCAAAGGCCTATGCGGATGCGAACGCCGAAGCTCAGCCGGAATCACCACAGTCGGACGACAGCGGTGACGTGGTGGATGCGGATTTCGAGGAGGTCGAAGACGATAAACGTGATTGA
- a CDS encoding NAD(+)/NADH kinase: MTEFNTIGIFGNLEDAAVTEVVDRITVILDSNAITHRQYYVTILDDDKNRGVDDDELDLAIIVGGDGTFMNVARLRAGCKAPVLGINVGRRGFLSDVAVREIEESMQLALDGQYSIETRMVLVAKTTLSGSRTKSFSALNDIVVHKSNYGRLIDFEISVDGNFMTNLRADGVIVATPTGSTAYALSAGGSVLYPTLPAMELVPLNPHTLTHRPIVLSDDSSIDIQLVDVAPTNASLVVDGHVRAEFAGNERIVVQRDRHTVDFIRITGHTFYNALRQKLGLGV; the protein is encoded by the coding sequence ATGACTGAATTCAACACAATTGGAATTTTCGGCAATCTCGAAGACGCTGCCGTGACAGAGGTGGTTGACAGAATTACTGTCATACTCGACTCGAACGCGATCACGCATCGACAGTATTACGTGACGATTCTGGACGACGATAAGAATCGCGGGGTTGACGACGACGAGCTTGATCTCGCAATTATTGTTGGTGGCGACGGGACGTTCATGAATGTTGCGAGACTGCGCGCTGGCTGCAAGGCCCCAGTTCTTGGAATCAACGTCGGGAGACGGGGGTTTCTTTCTGACGTCGCAGTGCGCGAGATTGAGGAATCGATGCAACTTGCCCTTGACGGCCAATACTCCATCGAGACCCGTATGGTGCTGGTGGCCAAAACCACATTGTCGGGCAGCCGCACAAAATCATTCAGCGCCTTGAATGACATTGTCGTCCATAAGTCAAACTATGGCCGCCTCATTGACTTTGAAATATCTGTCGATGGGAATTTCATGACGAATCTGCGCGCTGACGGAGTCATTGTCGCCACACCGACAGGGTCGACGGCATACGCCCTTTCTGCAGGTGGCTCGGTGCTTTATCCGACACTGCCTGCAATGGAACTGGTACCGCTCAACCCCCATACCCTGACGCACAGACCAATCGTATTGAGTGACGACAGCAGTATCGACATTCAGCTCGTAGACGTTGCTCCGACCAATGCCAGTCTTGTGGTGGATGGACATGTCCGTGCTGAATTCGCCGGCAACGAGCGGATTGTAGTACAGCGCGACCGACATACGGTGGACTTCATCCGCATTACCGGCCACACCTTCTATAACGCGCTGAGACAGAAACTCGGCCTGGGCGTCTGA
- the dnaJ gene encoding molecular chaperone DnaJ: MSKRDYYEVLGVQRDASDSDIKRAYRKLAMKYHPDRNQDDSKTAESRFKEAKEAYEVLSNSDLRTRYDRFGHDGLEGMQGHGFSGAEGFSDIFGDIFSDIFGAGRQGNRQAQGSNLRYTLDIDLEDAVRGVETTISVPRMVPCETCNGLGARKGTKPSTCGTCAGHGQVRIQQLGFSLQQTCPKCHGQGTVITDPCQDCTGQGRVHKTTKLSVQIPAGIDHGNQIRLAGKGEAGRGGVAPGDLFVQIRLRPHSIFERDGDDVFCEVPIGFKTAALGGTVEIPTLGGRANLKVRPETQTGKVMRLRGKGIRNVSNHQVGDQYCKLIVETPVNLTSEQKSMLENFDERISKGGARHTPGLSNWTQRIKSFWEKIAA; the protein is encoded by the coding sequence ATGTCAAAGCGCGACTACTACGAAGTTCTAGGTGTGCAGCGAGACGCCAGCGACTCGGACATCAAGCGCGCTTACCGTAAACTGGCGATGAAATATCATCCGGATCGAAACCAGGATGATTCCAAGACTGCCGAATCCCGGTTCAAGGAAGCGAAGGAAGCTTATGAGGTACTTTCGAATTCCGATCTGCGAACCCGCTATGACCGGTTCGGTCATGATGGGCTGGAAGGAATGCAGGGGCACGGATTTTCAGGTGCTGAGGGATTCAGTGACATATTCGGAGATATTTTCAGTGATATTTTCGGTGCTGGCAGGCAAGGCAACCGTCAGGCCCAAGGCTCAAATCTGAGATACACACTGGATATCGATCTGGAAGATGCAGTACGCGGAGTCGAGACCACGATCAGTGTTCCAAGAATGGTGCCTTGTGAAACGTGCAATGGACTTGGTGCCAGGAAGGGCACAAAACCGAGTACGTGCGGTACCTGTGCCGGTCATGGGCAGGTCCGGATTCAACAACTCGGATTCTCATTGCAGCAGACCTGTCCCAAATGTCACGGTCAGGGCACAGTCATTACCGATCCCTGTCAGGACTGTACTGGACAGGGGAGGGTTCACAAGACTACAAAGCTGTCGGTACAGATCCCTGCCGGGATCGATCACGGTAACCAGATCAGGCTGGCCGGGAAGGGCGAAGCGGGACGGGGAGGCGTCGCACCGGGAGATCTGTTCGTGCAGATTCGCTTGCGTCCGCACTCGATATTTGAGCGCGACGGTGACGATGTCTTTTGTGAGGTTCCGATCGGTTTCAAGACCGCCGCACTGGGTGGTACAGTTGAGATACCGACCCTCGGCGGCCGCGCCAACCTAAAGGTTCGCCCGGAAACTCAAACTGGAAAAGTCATGCGACTGCGAGGAAAGGGGATTCGCAACGTCAGCAACCATCAGGTTGGTGACCAGTACTGCAAACTGATTGTCGAGACACCAGTCAATCTGACATCAGAACAGAAGTCTATGCTCGAGAACTTCGACGAACGTATCAGTAAGGGCGGTGCCCGACACACACCTGGATTAAGCAATTGGACACAGAGAATCAAGTCATTCTGGGAGAAGATTGCTGCCTGA
- the bamE gene encoding outer membrane protein assembly factor BamE yields the protein MLFYKKHYVLCIALAGVIVLAGCAIHRPDIHQGQIAEAEDITKVQVGMTKEEVQSILGTPLLVDTFNPDRWDYVLLIVGNPRSEVFKERVTIFFDNDGVVKVEQVGKAQPDEEGTETQTE from the coding sequence GTGTTATTTTATAAAAAACATTATGTGTTGTGTATTGCGCTCGCAGGCGTGATTGTGTTGGCTGGCTGTGCGATCCATCGACCGGACATCCATCAGGGACAGATTGCAGAGGCTGAAGACATCACAAAAGTACAAGTCGGAATGACCAAGGAGGAGGTGCAGAGTATTTTGGGTACGCCCCTATTGGTCGACACGTTCAATCCGGATCGATGGGATTACGTGCTGCTGATCGTCGGTAATCCGCGAAGTGAGGTATTCAAGGAGCGAGTGACAATCTTTTTCGACAATGACGGCGTCGTTAAAGTTGAGCAGGTCGGTAAAGCACAGCCCGACGAGGAGGGCACGGAAACGCAAACTGAATGA
- a CDS encoding N-acetyltransferase, protein MYAAELLHKPIVREALASDVDRIYELIEVHMASGVLLPRSRDEIYDNLMKFSVVEVNEVVQGCAALEIFSQSLCEIRSLAVDNASTHRGLGGILVEALIEKARMLGLSRVMALTYVPEFFQSLGFHIVPKSIFPEKVWGVCIKCHKFTDCDEIAMQRNID, encoded by the coding sequence ATGTATGCCGCTGAGTTATTACACAAGCCAATCGTCCGGGAGGCTCTCGCTTCGGATGTCGATCGGATCTATGAGCTAATAGAAGTTCATATGGCTTCCGGTGTGCTTTTGCCGCGTTCCAGGGACGAAATCTATGACAACCTGATGAAGTTCAGCGTAGTGGAAGTCAACGAAGTTGTTCAGGGTTGCGCGGCGCTGGAAATCTTCTCCCAATCCCTCTGTGAAATCCGCAGCCTGGCCGTTGACAACGCATCGACCCATCGGGGTTTGGGTGGAATACTCGTAGAGGCATTGATCGAAAAAGCAAGGATGTTGGGACTTTCTCGCGTCATGGCGCTGACTTACGTGCCTGAATTCTTTCAAAGTCTGGGTTTTCATATTGTGCCCAAGTCGATCTTTCCGGAAAAGGTTTGGGGTGTCTGCATCAAATGTCACAAGTTCACCGATTGTGACGAGATCGCGATGCAAAGAAATATAGATTAG